Proteins co-encoded in one Gemmatimonadales bacterium genomic window:
- the thiC gene encoding phosphomethylpyrimidine synthase ThiC translates to MATRTPRRRPRSAKPAPPTPVSGLEQAFPNSTKVYVEGSRSIRVPFREIALSGGEPPLRVYDSSGPQHFDVRQGLPTPRRGWILGRDIENTGRRTAGNPSLIPEGLRRQVLRGRGPLTQLQYARRGEITEEMEFAALREGMAPELVRSEVARGRAIIPANINHSELEPMVIGRAFHVKINANIGNSAVRSSIEDEVEKLRWATLWGADTVMDLSTGRNIHETREWIVRNSAVPIGTVPIYQALEKVGGAAEDLTWEVYRDTLIEQAEQGVDYFTVHAGVLLRYIPLTANRVTGIVSRGGSIMAKWCLAHHQESFLYTRFAEICEIMAVYDVSFSLGDGLRPGSIADANDEAQFAELKTQGELNQIAWEHGVQVMNEGPGHIPMHLIKENMEKQLEWCQEAPFYTLGPLTTDIAPGYDHITSAIGAAMIGWYGTAMLCYVTPKEHLGLPDRDDVKAGVIAYKIAAHAADLAKGHPRARQWDDALSKARFEFRWEDQFNLALDPVTARAYHDETLPAEGAKVAHFCSMCGPKFCSMKITQDVRDYAAEMEAKSAEFRARGGEVYVPLSPRA, encoded by the coding sequence AGCCGGAGCATCCGGGTTCCCTTCCGCGAGATCGCTCTCTCCGGCGGCGAGCCGCCGCTCCGGGTCTACGACAGCAGCGGCCCGCAACACTTCGACGTGCGCCAGGGCCTCCCGACGCCCCGCCGCGGATGGATCCTGGGCCGCGATATCGAAAACACCGGCCGTCGCACCGCGGGCAACCCGTCGCTCATACCCGAAGGGCTCCGCCGCCAGGTGCTGCGGGGCCGCGGACCACTCACCCAGCTTCAGTACGCCCGCCGCGGCGAGATCACGGAAGAGATGGAGTTCGCCGCGTTGCGCGAGGGCATGGCTCCCGAGCTGGTCCGGAGCGAGGTGGCGCGAGGCCGGGCGATCATCCCGGCCAACATCAACCATTCCGAGCTCGAGCCGATGGTCATCGGCCGCGCCTTCCACGTGAAGATCAACGCCAACATCGGCAACTCCGCCGTGCGATCCTCGATCGAGGATGAAGTCGAGAAGCTCCGCTGGGCCACGCTCTGGGGCGCGGACACGGTGATGGATCTCTCCACCGGCAGGAACATTCACGAGACCCGAGAGTGGATCGTCCGCAACTCCGCGGTCCCGATCGGGACGGTGCCGATCTACCAGGCGCTGGAGAAGGTGGGCGGCGCGGCGGAAGATCTGACCTGGGAGGTCTATCGCGACACGCTGATCGAGCAGGCGGAGCAGGGGGTGGACTACTTCACCGTCCACGCCGGCGTGCTGCTCCGCTACATCCCGCTCACCGCCAACCGGGTGACCGGCATCGTCTCCCGCGGTGGCTCGATCATGGCCAAGTGGTGCCTGGCCCACCACCAGGAAAGCTTCCTCTATACCCGGTTCGCCGAGATCTGCGAGATCATGGCGGTGTACGATGTGAGCTTCTCGCTGGGTGACGGGCTCCGGCCCGGCAGCATCGCCGACGCGAACGACGAGGCGCAGTTCGCCGAGCTCAAGACCCAGGGCGAGCTCAACCAGATCGCCTGGGAGCACGGGGTGCAGGTGATGAACGAGGGGCCGGGTCACATCCCCATGCACCTCATCAAGGAGAACATGGAGAAGCAGCTCGAGTGGTGTCAGGAGGCGCCGTTCTACACGCTCGGTCCGCTCACCACCGACATCGCACCGGGCTACGATCACATCACCAGCGCCATCGGCGCCGCGATGATCGGCTGGTACGGCACCGCCATGCTCTGCTACGTCACCCCGAAGGAGCACCTCGGCCTGCCGGACCGCGACGACGTCAAGGCGGGAGTGATCGCCTACAAGATCGCCGCGCACGCCGCCGACCTGGCCAAGGGACATCCTCGCGCCCGCCAGTGGGACGACGCGCTGAGCAAGGCCCGCTTCGAGTTCCGTTGGGAGGACCAGTTCAACCTCGCGCTCGATCCGGTCACCGCCCGCGCCTATCACGACGAGACGCTCCCGGCCGAGGGGGCCAAGGTGGCGCACTTCTGCTCCATGTGCGGGCCGAAGTTCTGCTCGATGAAGATCACCCAGGACGTCCGCGACTACGCGGCGGAGATGGAAGCCAAGTCGGCGGAGTTCAGGGCACGCGGTGGAGAGGTGTACGTGCCGCTGTCGCCGCGCGCATGA